One part of the Methylobacterium mesophilicum SR1.6/6 genome encodes these proteins:
- a CDS encoding DUF6011 domain-containing protein, translated as MLNKNQPASDLEQDRADLLDMIEGTEHLQGLIQREVDRAAAGIGATKATQDSVEALRLHAVDLRRQLAAMPVPVPMVQQVAQQQQANAGARLTVVTNPTPPTHCSCCGRRLTDHISVRHGIGPICRANGAARPRDLFTTRSDYTVEDLLDVVLVVDLDRGGRSVSNDASGVIDDLRKAGLIRPGVPVVYRDSSGTWDQLRVKDGKFAGFSSVGVLTREEAITRARSN; from the coding sequence ATGCTCAACAAAAACCAGCCCGCTTCGGATTTGGAGCAGGACCGTGCTGACCTGCTCGACATGATCGAGGGCACGGAGCACCTTCAGGGCCTCATCCAGCGTGAAGTCGACCGCGCCGCGGCCGGCATCGGGGCGACGAAGGCCACGCAGGACAGCGTCGAGGCGCTCCGGCTGCACGCCGTCGACCTGCGCCGGCAGCTGGCCGCGATGCCGGTGCCGGTGCCGATGGTCCAGCAGGTCGCCCAACAGCAGCAGGCGAACGCCGGCGCGCGGCTCACCGTTGTCACGAACCCGACCCCGCCGACGCACTGCTCGTGCTGCGGCCGCCGGCTCACCGACCACATCAGCGTCCGCCACGGCATAGGACCGATCTGCCGGGCGAACGGCGCGGCGCGGCCCCGTGACTTGTTCACGACCCGCAGCGACTACACCGTCGAGGACCTGCTCGACGTCGTCCTCGTCGTCGATCTCGACCGCGGCGGCCGCTCGGTCAGCAACGACGCATCGGGGGTCATCGATGACCTCCGCAAGGCGGGCCTGATCCGGCCCGGCGTACCCGTCGTCTACAGGGACTCCAGCGGGACGTGGGACCAGCTGCGCGTCAAGGACGGCAAGTTCGCGGGGTTCTCCTCGGTAGGGGTACTCACGCGCGAGGAAGCCATCACCCGGGCAAGGTCCAACTGA